One segment of Peromyscus leucopus breed LL Stock chromosome 5, UCI_PerLeu_2.1, whole genome shotgun sequence DNA contains the following:
- the Simc1 gene encoding SUMO-interacting motif-containing protein 1 isoform X4 yields MEDFIVISDDSGSESSAGTRSGRARRLRRALSRTPGALPRRTVDFIDLTRETRTRAKDRNGLCVIDLTRSEEENRPIATLDLTLEPVASSQKEPPSLQTCPSLSGKEVMEAQGDRGSQPTAQRMVNNDPVDLDLLEENMFEGSRPPTAISQDSVYPSEPNCSSITYKGGLSFLTSLHLSSDVSSFSSTSNNSSSSNQRASLPCPQQDVPCQPQGLLCPLQALSCPLRASPCPPRASSCPPQALSGPPQALSCPSQTLSCPSKTVQCQLQALPHPPQEVPCPPQDVPCPQQNMPSTRQNLSWHPHQHPLYPPQDTLGLPQDAPGRPQNLSYPQDVTQLQDMPWSLQDMPLSLQDVLQSLQDVPPLLRDVPQSSEVMQLPGGVIRSSGGVMRSSGGVTRSLGGVMQSSGDAIHSLGGVTQSLGGVMQSSGSVMQSPGVPQSSGSVMQSPGVPQSSGDVMQSPGVPQLPDVMQSPGVPQLPDVMQSPGVPQSSGDVMQSPGVPQSSGDVMQSPGVPQLPDVMQSPGVPQLPDVMQSPGVPQSSGDVMQSPGVPQSSGDVMQSPGVPQLPDVMQSPGVPQLPDVMQSPGVPQSSGDVMQSPGVPQSSGDVMQSPGMPQLSNVIESPGVPQSSGDVMQSPGVPQLPDVIESPGVPQSSGDVMQSPGVPQSSGDVIESPGVPQSSGDVIQSPGVPQSVRDAPHLPGDVLHSPQGLLDLARDKPKSAPDDVQNRDTPMDISAPSSPSCSASPLSPQSEFSLEKVPWLSVTDSLARKERSFPQLANPGSAQIQGQIPQVGVYNRPCLHRLKYFLRPPVHHLFFQTLIPDKDTRESKGQKLEPIPHRRLRMVTNTIEENFPLGTVQFLMDFVSPQHYPPREIVAHIIQKILLSGSETVDVLKEAYMLLMKIQQLHPANAKTVEWDWKLLTYVMEEEGQTLPGRILFLRYVVQTLEDDFQQILRRQRQHLQQSIANTVLSCDKQPHNVRDVIKWLVKAVTENELTQPPDGTQTSSGTGVLKASSDHLSPQPNLTRNTNQLVVCQLQRMLSIAVEVDRTPTCSSNKIAEMMFGFVLDIPERSQREMFFTTMESHLLRCKVLEIIFLHSCETPTRLPLSLAQALYFLNNSTSLLKCQSDKAQWQTWDELVEHLQFLLSSYQHVLREHLRSSVIDRKDLIIKRIKPKPQQGDDITVVDVEKQIEAFRSRLVHILGEPLVPQLQDKVHLLKLLLFYAADLNPDTEPAPQPAAQH; encoded by the exons GACTTCATTGACCTAACTAGAGAGACCAGAACAAGGGCAAAAGATCGTAATGGACTCTGTGTGATTGATCTGACAAGAAGTGAGGAAGAAAATAGACCTATTGCCACTCTTGATTTGACTTTGGAACCTGTAGCTTCATCTCAGAAGGAGCCACCCAGTCTTCAGACATGTCCCAGTCTTTCAGGCAAAGAGGTGATGGAAGCCCAGGGAGATAGAGGTTCTCAGCCTACAGCACAGAGAATGGTCAACAATGATCCTGTAGATTTGGATTTGTTGGAGGAAAACATGTTTGAAGGTTCTCGACCCCCTACAGCTATCAGCCAGGACTCTGTTTATCCATCAGAGCCAAACTGTAGCTCAATCACGTACAAAGGTGGCCTCAGCTTCTTGACAAGCCTACATCTCTCTTCAGATGTTAGCTCCTTCTCCTCAACAAGCAATAACAGTAGCAGCAGCAATCAGAGGGCCTCTTTGCCATGCCCACAGCAAGATGTGCCTTGCCAACCACAAGGCTTGCTATGCCCGCTACAAGCCTTATCATGCCCATTAAGAGCTTCACCATGTCCACCACGCGCTTCCTCGTGTCCACCACAAGCCTTGTCAGGTCCACCACAAGCCTTGTCATGTCCATCACAAACTTTGTCATGTCCATCAAAAACTGTGCAGTGCCAACTCCAAGCTTTGCCTCATCCACCTCAGGAAGTGCCATGCCCTCCTCAAGATGTGCCATGCCCTCAGCAGAATATGCCAAGCACACGTCAAAATTTATCATGGCATCCTCATCAACACCCACTATACCCACCCCAAGACACTCTGGGCCTACCTCAAGATGCGCCAGGTCGACCTCAAAACCTGTCCTATCCACAAGATGTGACACAACTGCAAGACATGCCATGGTCACTGCAAGACATGCCACTGTCACTACAGGATGTGCTGCAATCACTGCaagatgtgccaccactgctgagaGACGTGCCACAGTCATCAGAAGTGATGCAGTTACCTGGTGGTGTGATACGGTCATCAGGAGGTGTGATGAGGTCATCAGGAGGTGTAACACGGTCACTAGGAGGTGTGATGCAGTCATCAGGAGATGCAATACACTCACTAGGAGGTGTAACACAGTCACTGGGAGGTGTGATGCAGTCATCAGGAAGTGTGATGCAGTCACCAGGTGTGCCACAGTCATCAGGAAGTGTGATGCAGTCACCAGGTGTGCCACAGTCATCAGGAGATGTGATGCAGTCACCAGGTGTGCCACAGTTACCAGATGTGATGCAGTCACCAGGTGTGCCACAGTTACCAGATGTGATGCAGTCACCAG GTGTGCCACAGTCATCAGGAGATGTGATGCAGTCACCAGGTGTGCCACAGTCATCAGGAGATGTGATGCAGTCACCAGGTGTGCCACAGTTACCAGATGTGATGCAGTCACCAGGTGTGCCACAGTTACCAGATGTGATGCAGTCACCAGGTGTGCCACAGTCATCAGGAGATGTGATGCAGTCACCAGGTGTGCCACAGTCATCAGGAGATGTGATGCAGTCACCAGGTGTGCCACAGTTACCAGATGTGATGCAGTCACCAGGTGTGCCACAGTTACCAGATGTGATGCAGTCACCAGGTGTGCCACAGTCATCAGGAGATGTGATGCAGTCACCAGGTGTGCCACAGTCATCAGGAGATGTGATGCAGTCACCAGGTATGCCACAGTTATCAAATGTGATAGAGTCACCAGGTGTGCCACAGTCATCAGGAGATGTGATGCAGTCACCAGGTGTGCCACAGTTACCAGATGTGATAGAGTCACCAGGTGTGCCACAGTCATCAGGAGATGTGATGCAGTCACCAGGTGTGCCACAGTCATCAGGAGATGTGATAGAGTCACCAGGTGTGCCACAGTCATCAGGAGATGTGATACAGTCACCAGGTGTGCCACAGTCAGTTAGAGATGCACCACACTTACCAGGAGATGTGTTGCACTCACCACAAGGGTTATTGGACTTAGCAAGAGACAAACCAAAATCTGCCCCAGATGATGTGCAGAATCGTGACACTCCTATGGATATCTCAGCTCCATCCTCTCCAAGTTGCTCTGCCAGCCCACTGTCTCCACAGTCTGAATTTTCCTTAGAAAAAGTTCCTTGGCTCTCTGTCACAGACAGCTTAGCCAGAAAAGAGAGATCATTTCCACAGCTTGCCAACCCTGGGTCTGCCCAGATACAAGGACAAATACCACAAGTTGGGGTATACAATAGACCTTGCCTGCATAGACTGAAATACTTCTTACGACCGCCAGTACATCATCTCTTCTTCCAGACATTAATACCAGATAAAGACACACGGGAG AGCAAGGGTCAGAAATTAGAGCCCATCCCTCATCGAAGACTAAGAATGGTGACAAACACTATTGAAGAAAACTTTCCTTTGGGGACTGTGCAGTTCTTAATGGACTTTGTTTCACCCCAGCATTACCCACCCAGAGAAATTGTGGCTCACATCATCCAGAAAATCCTGCTCAGTGGCTCTGAGACTGTGGATGTCCTCAAGGAGGCCTACATGCTTCTCATGAAAATTCAACA GCTGCATCCAGCCAATGCCAAGACCGTGGAATGGGACTGGAAACTGCTCACCTATGTCATGGAAGAAGAG GGACAGACTCTGCCAGGACGAATCCTCTTTCTACGTTATGTAGTACAAACCCTGGAAGATGACTTCCAGCAGATCTTGAGGAGACAGCGGCAGCACCTCCAGCAATCCATTGCAAACACTGTTCTTTCGTGTGACAAACAGCCCCACAACGTCAG AGATGTTATCAAGTGGCTGGTCAAAGCAGTGACTGAAAATGAATTAACACAGCCCCCAGATGGGACTCAGACCTCTTCAGGAACAGGAGTCTTGAAAGCTAGCAGTGACCACTTGTCTCCCCAGCCTAACCTGACCAGGAACACCAATCAGCT GGTTGTGTGTCAGCTTCAGAGGATGTTGTCCATCGCTGTGGAGGTGGACAGGACTCCTACCTGCAGCTCCAATAAAATAGCTGAGATGATGTTTGGGTTTGTGCTGGACATCCCTGAGAGGAGTCAGAG GGAGATGTTCTTTACTACTATGGAAAGCCATCTTCTGCGCTGCAAAGTGTTAGAGATCATATTCCTCCACAGTTGTGAGACACCCACCCGGCTTCCCTTGTCTCTGGCCCAGGCCCTCTACTTTCTGAACAACTCCACATCACTGCTCAAGTGTCAG TCAGATAAAGCCCAGTGGCAGACATGGGATGAGCTGGTTGAGCATCTGCAGTTCCTGCTGTCCAGTTATCAGCATGTGCTGAGAG AGCATCTACGGAGTTCAGTGATTGATCGGAAAGATCTGATCATCAAAAGAATCAAGCCCAAGCCCCAGCAAGGAGATGACATCAC
- the Simc1 gene encoding SUMO-interacting motif-containing protein 1 isoform X6, with product MEDFIVISDDSGSESSAGTRSGRARRLRRALSRTPGALPRRTVDFIDLTRETRTRAKDRNGLCVIDLTRSEEENRPIATLDLTLEPVASSQKEPPSLQTCPSLSGKEVMEAQGDRGSQPTAQRMVNNDPVDLDLLEENMFEGSRPPTAISQDSVYPSEPNCSSITYKGGLSFLTSLHLSSDVSSFSSTSNNSSSSNQRASLPCPQQDVPCQPQGLLCPLQALSCPLRASPCPPRASSCPPQALSGPPQALSCPSQTLSCPSKTVQCQLQALPHPPQEVPCPPQDVPCPQQNMPSTRQNLSWHPHQHPLYPPQDTLGLPQDAPGRPQNLSYPQDVTQLQDMPWSLQDMPLSLQDVLQSLQDVPPLLRDVPQSSEVMQLPGGVIRSSGGVMRSSGGVTRSLGGVMQSSGDAIHSLGGVTQSLGGVMQSSGSVMQSPGVPQSSGSVMQSPGVPQSSGDVMQSPGVPQLPDVMQSPGVPQLPDVMQSPGVPQLPDVMQSPGVPQSSGDVMQSPGVPQSSGDVMQSPGVPQLPDVMQSPGVPQLPDVMQSPGVPQSSGDVMQSPGVPQSSGDVMQSPGVPQLPDVMQSPGVPQSVRDAPHLPGDVLHSPQGLLDLARDKPKSAPDDVQNRDTPMDISAPSSPSCSASPLSPQSEFSLEKVPWLSVTDSLARKERSFPQLANPGSAQIQGQIPQVGVYNRPCLHRLKYFLRPPVHHLFFQTLIPDKDTRESKGQKLEPIPHRRLRMVTNTIEENFPLGTVQFLMDFVSPQHYPPREIVAHIIQKILLSGSETVDVLKEAYMLLMKIQQLHPANAKTVEWDWKLLTYVMEEEGQTLPGRILFLRYVVQTLEDDFQQILRRQRQHLQQSIANTVLSCDKQPHNVRDVIKWLVKAVTENELTQPPDGTQTSSGTGVLKASSDHLSPQPNLTRNTNQLVVCQLQRMLSIAVEVDRTPTCSSNKIAEMMFGFVLDIPERSQREMFFTTMESHLLRCKVLEIIFLHSCETPTRLPLSLAQALYFLNNSTSLLKCQSDKAQWQTWDELVEHLQFLLSSYQHVLREHLRSSVIDRKDLIIKRIKPKPQQGDDITVVDVEKQIEAFRSRLVHILGEPLVPQLQDKVHLLKLLLFYAADLNPDTEPAPQPAAQH from the exons GACTTCATTGACCTAACTAGAGAGACCAGAACAAGGGCAAAAGATCGTAATGGACTCTGTGTGATTGATCTGACAAGAAGTGAGGAAGAAAATAGACCTATTGCCACTCTTGATTTGACTTTGGAACCTGTAGCTTCATCTCAGAAGGAGCCACCCAGTCTTCAGACATGTCCCAGTCTTTCAGGCAAAGAGGTGATGGAAGCCCAGGGAGATAGAGGTTCTCAGCCTACAGCACAGAGAATGGTCAACAATGATCCTGTAGATTTGGATTTGTTGGAGGAAAACATGTTTGAAGGTTCTCGACCCCCTACAGCTATCAGCCAGGACTCTGTTTATCCATCAGAGCCAAACTGTAGCTCAATCACGTACAAAGGTGGCCTCAGCTTCTTGACAAGCCTACATCTCTCTTCAGATGTTAGCTCCTTCTCCTCAACAAGCAATAACAGTAGCAGCAGCAATCAGAGGGCCTCTTTGCCATGCCCACAGCAAGATGTGCCTTGCCAACCACAAGGCTTGCTATGCCCGCTACAAGCCTTATCATGCCCATTAAGAGCTTCACCATGTCCACCACGCGCTTCCTCGTGTCCACCACAAGCCTTGTCAGGTCCACCACAAGCCTTGTCATGTCCATCACAAACTTTGTCATGTCCATCAAAAACTGTGCAGTGCCAACTCCAAGCTTTGCCTCATCCACCTCAGGAAGTGCCATGCCCTCCTCAAGATGTGCCATGCCCTCAGCAGAATATGCCAAGCACACGTCAAAATTTATCATGGCATCCTCATCAACACCCACTATACCCACCCCAAGACACTCTGGGCCTACCTCAAGATGCGCCAGGTCGACCTCAAAACCTGTCCTATCCACAAGATGTGACACAACTGCAAGACATGCCATGGTCACTGCAAGACATGCCACTGTCACTACAGGATGTGCTGCAATCACTGCaagatgtgccaccactgctgagaGACGTGCCACAGTCATCAGAAGTGATGCAGTTACCTGGTGGTGTGATACGGTCATCAGGAGGTGTGATGAGGTCATCAGGAGGTGTAACACGGTCACTAGGAGGTGTGATGCAGTCATCAGGAGATGCAATACACTCACTAGGAGGTGTAACACAGTCACTGGGAGGTGTGATGCAGTCATCAGGAAGTGTGATGCAGTCACCAGGTGTGCCACAGTCATCAGGAAGTGTGATGCAGTCACCAGGTGTGCCACAGTCATCAGGAGATGTGATGCAGTCACCAGGTGTGCCACAGTTACCAGATGTGATGCAGTCACCAGGTGTGCCACAGTTACCAGATGTGATGCAGTCACCAGGTGTGCCACAGTTACCAGATGTGATGCAGTCACCAGGTGTGCCACAGTCATCAGGAGATGTGATGCAGTCACCAGGTGTGCCACAGTCATCAGGAGATGTGATGCAGTCACCAGGTGTGCCACAGTTACCAGATGTGATGCAGTCACCAGGTGTGCCACAGTTACCAGATGTGATGCAGTCACCAGGTGTGCCACAGTCATCAGGAGATGTGATGCAGTCACCAGGTGTGCCACAGTCATCAGGAGATGTGATGCAGTCACCAGGTGTGCCACAGTTACCAGATGTGATGCAGTCACCAG GTGTGCCACAGTCAGTTAGAGATGCACCACACTTACCAGGAGATGTGTTGCACTCACCACAAGGGTTATTGGACTTAGCAAGAGACAAACCAAAATCTGCCCCAGATGATGTGCAGAATCGTGACACTCCTATGGATATCTCAGCTCCATCCTCTCCAAGTTGCTCTGCCAGCCCACTGTCTCCACAGTCTGAATTTTCCTTAGAAAAAGTTCCTTGGCTCTCTGTCACAGACAGCTTAGCCAGAAAAGAGAGATCATTTCCACAGCTTGCCAACCCTGGGTCTGCCCAGATACAAGGACAAATACCACAAGTTGGGGTATACAATAGACCTTGCCTGCATAGACTGAAATACTTCTTACGACCGCCAGTACATCATCTCTTCTTCCAGACATTAATACCAGATAAAGACACACGGGAG AGCAAGGGTCAGAAATTAGAGCCCATCCCTCATCGAAGACTAAGAATGGTGACAAACACTATTGAAGAAAACTTTCCTTTGGGGACTGTGCAGTTCTTAATGGACTTTGTTTCACCCCAGCATTACCCACCCAGAGAAATTGTGGCTCACATCATCCAGAAAATCCTGCTCAGTGGCTCTGAGACTGTGGATGTCCTCAAGGAGGCCTACATGCTTCTCATGAAAATTCAACA GCTGCATCCAGCCAATGCCAAGACCGTGGAATGGGACTGGAAACTGCTCACCTATGTCATGGAAGAAGAG GGACAGACTCTGCCAGGACGAATCCTCTTTCTACGTTATGTAGTACAAACCCTGGAAGATGACTTCCAGCAGATCTTGAGGAGACAGCGGCAGCACCTCCAGCAATCCATTGCAAACACTGTTCTTTCGTGTGACAAACAGCCCCACAACGTCAG AGATGTTATCAAGTGGCTGGTCAAAGCAGTGACTGAAAATGAATTAACACAGCCCCCAGATGGGACTCAGACCTCTTCAGGAACAGGAGTCTTGAAAGCTAGCAGTGACCACTTGTCTCCCCAGCCTAACCTGACCAGGAACACCAATCAGCT GGTTGTGTGTCAGCTTCAGAGGATGTTGTCCATCGCTGTGGAGGTGGACAGGACTCCTACCTGCAGCTCCAATAAAATAGCTGAGATGATGTTTGGGTTTGTGCTGGACATCCCTGAGAGGAGTCAGAG GGAGATGTTCTTTACTACTATGGAAAGCCATCTTCTGCGCTGCAAAGTGTTAGAGATCATATTCCTCCACAGTTGTGAGACACCCACCCGGCTTCCCTTGTCTCTGGCCCAGGCCCTCTACTTTCTGAACAACTCCACATCACTGCTCAAGTGTCAG TCAGATAAAGCCCAGTGGCAGACATGGGATGAGCTGGTTGAGCATCTGCAGTTCCTGCTGTCCAGTTATCAGCATGTGCTGAGAG AGCATCTACGGAGTTCAGTGATTGATCGGAAAGATCTGATCATCAAAAGAATCAAGCCCAAGCCCCAGCAAGGAGATGACATCAC
- the Simc1 gene encoding SUMO-interacting motif-containing protein 1 isoform X8, translating into MEDFIVISDDSGSESSAGTRSGRARRLRRALSRTPGALPRRTVDFIDLTRETRTRAKDRNGLCVIDLTRSEEENRPIATLDLTLEPVASSQKEPPSLQTCPSLSGKEVMEAQGDRGSQPTAQRMVNNDPVDLDLLEENMFEGSRPPTAISQDSVYPSEPNCSSITYKGGLSFLTSLHLSSDVSSFSSTSNNSSSSNQRASLPCPQQDVPCQPQGLLCPLQALSCPLRASPCPPRASSCPPQALSGPPQALSCPSQTLSCPSKTVQCQLQALPHPPQEVPCPPQDVPCPQQNMPSTRQNLSWHPHQHPLYPPQDTLGLPQDAPGRPQNLSYPQDVTQLQDMPWSLQDMPLSLQDVLQSLQDVPPLLRDVPQSSEVMQLPGGVIRSSGGVMRSSGGVTRSLGGVMQSSGDAIHSLGGVTQSLGGVMQSSGSVMQSPGVPQSSGSVMQSPGVPQSSGDVMQSPGVPQLPDVMQSPGVPQSVRDAPHLPGDVLHSPQGLLDLARDKPKSAPDDVQNRDTPMDISAPSSPSCSASPLSPQSEFSLEKVPWLSVTDSLARKERSFPQLANPGSAQIQGQIPQVGVYNRPCLHRLKYFLRPPVHHLFFQTLIPDKDTRESKGQKLEPIPHRRLRMVTNTIEENFPLGTVQFLMDFVSPQHYPPREIVAHIIQKILLSGSETVDVLKEAYMLLMKIQQLHPANAKTVEWDWKLLTYVMEEEGQTLPGRILFLRYVVQTLEDDFQQILRRQRQHLQQSIANTVLSCDKQPHNVRDVIKWLVKAVTENELTQPPDGTQTSSGTGVLKASSDHLSPQPNLTRNTNQLVVCQLQRMLSIAVEVDRTPTCSSNKIAEMMFGFVLDIPERSQREMFFTTMESHLLRCKVLEIIFLHSCETPTRLPLSLAQALYFLNNSTSLLKCQSDKAQWQTWDELVEHLQFLLSSYQHVLREHLRSSVIDRKDLIIKRIKPKPQQGDDITVVDVEKQIEAFRSRLVHILGEPLVPQLQDKVHLLKLLLFYAADLNPDTEPAPQPAAQH; encoded by the exons GACTTCATTGACCTAACTAGAGAGACCAGAACAAGGGCAAAAGATCGTAATGGACTCTGTGTGATTGATCTGACAAGAAGTGAGGAAGAAAATAGACCTATTGCCACTCTTGATTTGACTTTGGAACCTGTAGCTTCATCTCAGAAGGAGCCACCCAGTCTTCAGACATGTCCCAGTCTTTCAGGCAAAGAGGTGATGGAAGCCCAGGGAGATAGAGGTTCTCAGCCTACAGCACAGAGAATGGTCAACAATGATCCTGTAGATTTGGATTTGTTGGAGGAAAACATGTTTGAAGGTTCTCGACCCCCTACAGCTATCAGCCAGGACTCTGTTTATCCATCAGAGCCAAACTGTAGCTCAATCACGTACAAAGGTGGCCTCAGCTTCTTGACAAGCCTACATCTCTCTTCAGATGTTAGCTCCTTCTCCTCAACAAGCAATAACAGTAGCAGCAGCAATCAGAGGGCCTCTTTGCCATGCCCACAGCAAGATGTGCCTTGCCAACCACAAGGCTTGCTATGCCCGCTACAAGCCTTATCATGCCCATTAAGAGCTTCACCATGTCCACCACGCGCTTCCTCGTGTCCACCACAAGCCTTGTCAGGTCCACCACAAGCCTTGTCATGTCCATCACAAACTTTGTCATGTCCATCAAAAACTGTGCAGTGCCAACTCCAAGCTTTGCCTCATCCACCTCAGGAAGTGCCATGCCCTCCTCAAGATGTGCCATGCCCTCAGCAGAATATGCCAAGCACACGTCAAAATTTATCATGGCATCCTCATCAACACCCACTATACCCACCCCAAGACACTCTGGGCCTACCTCAAGATGCGCCAGGTCGACCTCAAAACCTGTCCTATCCACAAGATGTGACACAACTGCAAGACATGCCATGGTCACTGCAAGACATGCCACTGTCACTACAGGATGTGCTGCAATCACTGCaagatgtgccaccactgctgagaGACGTGCCACAGTCATCAGAAGTGATGCAGTTACCTGGTGGTGTGATACGGTCATCAGGAGGTGTGATGAGGTCATCAGGAGGTGTAACACGGTCACTAGGAGGTGTGATGCAGTCATCAGGAGATGCAATACACTCACTAGGAGGTGTAACACAGTCACTGGGAGGTGTGATGCAGTCATCAGGAAGTGTGATGCAGTCACCAGGTGTGCCACAGTCATCAGGAAGTGTGATGCAGTCACCAGGTGTGCCACAGTCATCAGGAGATGTGATGCAGTCACCAGGTGTGCCACAGTTACCAGATGTGATGCAGTCACCAG GTGTGCCACAGTCAGTTAGAGATGCACCACACTTACCAGGAGATGTGTTGCACTCACCACAAGGGTTATTGGACTTAGCAAGAGACAAACCAAAATCTGCCCCAGATGATGTGCAGAATCGTGACACTCCTATGGATATCTCAGCTCCATCCTCTCCAAGTTGCTCTGCCAGCCCACTGTCTCCACAGTCTGAATTTTCCTTAGAAAAAGTTCCTTGGCTCTCTGTCACAGACAGCTTAGCCAGAAAAGAGAGATCATTTCCACAGCTTGCCAACCCTGGGTCTGCCCAGATACAAGGACAAATACCACAAGTTGGGGTATACAATAGACCTTGCCTGCATAGACTGAAATACTTCTTACGACCGCCAGTACATCATCTCTTCTTCCAGACATTAATACCAGATAAAGACACACGGGAG AGCAAGGGTCAGAAATTAGAGCCCATCCCTCATCGAAGACTAAGAATGGTGACAAACACTATTGAAGAAAACTTTCCTTTGGGGACTGTGCAGTTCTTAATGGACTTTGTTTCACCCCAGCATTACCCACCCAGAGAAATTGTGGCTCACATCATCCAGAAAATCCTGCTCAGTGGCTCTGAGACTGTGGATGTCCTCAAGGAGGCCTACATGCTTCTCATGAAAATTCAACA GCTGCATCCAGCCAATGCCAAGACCGTGGAATGGGACTGGAAACTGCTCACCTATGTCATGGAAGAAGAG GGACAGACTCTGCCAGGACGAATCCTCTTTCTACGTTATGTAGTACAAACCCTGGAAGATGACTTCCAGCAGATCTTGAGGAGACAGCGGCAGCACCTCCAGCAATCCATTGCAAACACTGTTCTTTCGTGTGACAAACAGCCCCACAACGTCAG AGATGTTATCAAGTGGCTGGTCAAAGCAGTGACTGAAAATGAATTAACACAGCCCCCAGATGGGACTCAGACCTCTTCAGGAACAGGAGTCTTGAAAGCTAGCAGTGACCACTTGTCTCCCCAGCCTAACCTGACCAGGAACACCAATCAGCT GGTTGTGTGTCAGCTTCAGAGGATGTTGTCCATCGCTGTGGAGGTGGACAGGACTCCTACCTGCAGCTCCAATAAAATAGCTGAGATGATGTTTGGGTTTGTGCTGGACATCCCTGAGAGGAGTCAGAG GGAGATGTTCTTTACTACTATGGAAAGCCATCTTCTGCGCTGCAAAGTGTTAGAGATCATATTCCTCCACAGTTGTGAGACACCCACCCGGCTTCCCTTGTCTCTGGCCCAGGCCCTCTACTTTCTGAACAACTCCACATCACTGCTCAAGTGTCAG TCAGATAAAGCCCAGTGGCAGACATGGGATGAGCTGGTTGAGCATCTGCAGTTCCTGCTGTCCAGTTATCAGCATGTGCTGAGAG AGCATCTACGGAGTTCAGTGATTGATCGGAAAGATCTGATCATCAAAAGAATCAAGCCCAAGCCCCAGCAAGGAGATGACATCAC